A stretch of the Candidatus Jettenia sp. AMX2 genome encodes the following:
- a CDS encoding multiheme c-type cytochrome translates to MKLSKVGAVLLAAPLVWCWQTGSVQAQTDAQLKEMQQKAVKYYDILYPNDTLKDWFVDNVGLEKGAGPWQNIYKPVPLQMYWFPIRHYVKPEGTYYDQLLEKYKPNDCVECHKEVTPGFVYDWEDSTHANLRKNPKIAEKTKQIERLLGRELKQVLCQDCHGQDHKELVMPTPAKCGECHPKEVVEFMSEAERGRPNHIEGLAANVIPPWYPEMFRRGYPAAQFGCDLCHATDRCNICHTRHKFAAAEGRRPEACMSCHMGFDHPDAETYGESKMGMIYHMEGEHWDWEKPLAEIVPGKDYRTPTCQFCHFDQGNGTFAHNPVTKGVWRMGTVPPKGVEYKSSLKDYPHGINLPPLNYRLDVYSPENKKRAEQWIAVCSNCHSPRFARLYRENLDDFMFEMWRLQDRAQAILDDIVARDAFEVPIKERDIFPLGDLLADALGPGLLGESVYKAFKTNAGRVPVIGPILGLHGLFATGRNNPSEIEITYADMWFGDKAHAYKGVAHGQQDIAWWYGAAKVYQKINILESQAEALIHGQRLHQLLEEKKRKGIAGIVGSVIGIVAVIMFGAALWKKRRESQQDD, encoded by the coding sequence ATGAAATTGTCAAAAGTGGGTGCGGTGTTACTCGCCGCCCCTTTGGTTTGGTGTTGGCAAACCGGAAGCGTCCAGGCACAAACAGATGCTCAATTAAAAGAAATGCAGCAAAAGGCAGTAAAATATTATGACATCCTGTATCCGAACGATACACTCAAAGACTGGTTTGTTGACAATGTCGGATTAGAGAAAGGGGCCGGTCCATGGCAGAATATCTATAAACCGGTGCCGTTGCAAATGTACTGGTTTCCTATCAGGCATTATGTAAAACCTGAAGGGACATATTATGACCAGTTACTGGAGAAATATAAACCGAATGATTGCGTGGAATGCCATAAAGAAGTCACCCCCGGTTTTGTTTACGACTGGGAGGATTCCACCCATGCAAACCTGAGAAAAAACCCCAAAATTGCTGAAAAAACGAAGCAAATAGAGCGGCTGCTTGGAAGAGAATTAAAACAGGTGCTTTGCCAGGACTGCCATGGCCAGGACCACAAAGAGCTTGTTATGCCTACTCCGGCAAAGTGTGGAGAATGTCATCCGAAAGAAGTAGTTGAATTCATGAGCGAAGCTGAACGAGGCCGTCCGAATCATATCGAGGGTCTTGCAGCGAATGTGATTCCACCATGGTATCCGGAAATGTTCCGCAGGGGATATCCGGCAGCACAGTTTGGCTGTGATCTCTGCCATGCAACAGACCGGTGCAATATCTGTCATACCCGGCATAAGTTTGCTGCCGCAGAGGGGAGAAGACCCGAGGCCTGTATGAGCTGTCATATGGGTTTTGATCACCCGGATGCTGAAACTTACGGTGAATCAAAGATGGGAATGATTTACCATATGGAGGGTGAACACTGGGACTGGGAGAAGCCGTTAGCGGAGATCGTACCCGGCAAGGATTACCGGACACCAACATGCCAGTTTTGCCATTTTGACCAGGGTAACGGGACGTTTGCCCATAATCCTGTAACAAAAGGTGTTTGGAGGATGGGTACCGTGCCACCAAAAGGGGTAGAATATAAGTCATCATTAAAAGATTATCCCCATGGTATAAATCTGCCTCCGTTGAATTACCGGCTTGATGTATATTCTCCGGAAAACAAAAAGAGGGCAGAACAATGGATTGCCGTATGCAGCAACTGTCATAGCCCAAGGTTTGCCCGGTTGTACCGTGAAAATTTAGACGATTTTATGTTTGAAATGTGGAGATTGCAGGACAGGGCACAGGCGATTTTGGATGATATTGTAGCAAGGGATGCATTTGAAGTTCCTATCAAAGAAAGGGATATTTTTCCCCTGGGCGATTTACTTGCCGATGCCCTTGGGCCTGGATTATTAGGAGAGTCTGTATATAAAGCCTTCAAAACGAACGCGGGAAGAGTGCCGGTTATTGGACCAATCCTCGGTCTCCATGGACTGTTTGCCACAGGGAGGAACAATCCTTCAGAAATTGAGATCACCTATGCCGATATGTGGTTTGGTGATAAGGCGCACGCTTACAAAGGTGTAGCCCATGGTCAACAGGATATTGCCTGGTGGTACGGTGCCGCAAAGGTATATCAGAAGATTAATATTTTAGAGAGCCAGGCAGAAGCGTTGATACACGGACAAAGGCTGCATCAGTTGCTTGAAGAAAAGAAGAGAAAAGGTATTGCCGGTATTGTAGGTAGCGTTATTGGGATCGTGGCCGTGATTATGTTTGGCGCTGCTTTATGGAAAAAGAGGCGTGAGTCGCAACAGGATGATTAG
- a CDS encoding multiheme c-type cytochrome, with protein sequence MSLQRLLFFVFSASFFISSAKWMNDEFNPKWKKYQKEYYEKQALQIEEEYQTAQSVKEKEILGKRLDAMRNPTYEIKQILLKGEYSWEKQQNGIKVDRCITCHIDEEELKASHPGIVKNFPFDVYGCTVCHGGNGRALDEEWAHEDMFYHKRQMQQRIVNAEVMFDFWEELATLTPEEGDPNLRIELGDFKQFSITGDKAIYVGSKKCLKCHTGLTAPHVERWQRIKFKTFDHVKSAPDYIAGNDEYRRSCLKCHTTGYDEATGKYSEEGVTCEACHGAGEIFSYFMDLGKAQEGQKIAKIGTYGTPYNVCGPCHHTRNHEMRLRFFKERGDPDEWFYPEHTTPYKTSFVEKGKESVIELSQKSH encoded by the coding sequence ATGAGTTTACAAAGATTACTTTTTTTTGTTTTCAGCGCCTCGTTTTTTATAAGCTCAGCAAAGTGGATGAATGACGAATTCAATCCAAAGTGGAAAAAGTATCAAAAAGAGTATTATGAAAAACAGGCATTACAAATTGAAGAAGAATATCAGACAGCACAATCAGTAAAAGAGAAAGAGATATTGGGGAAGCGGCTCGATGCGATGAGAAACCCCACGTATGAGATTAAACAGATCCTTCTGAAAGGTGAATATAGCTGGGAAAAACAACAAAATGGTATTAAGGTAGACCGGTGCATAACCTGTCATATTGATGAGGAAGAGCTAAAAGCTTCTCACCCGGGTATAGTAAAAAATTTCCCGTTTGATGTCTATGGCTGCACCGTATGCCATGGAGGTAACGGAAGGGCGCTGGACGAAGAATGGGCACATGAAGACATGTTTTATCATAAGAGACAAATGCAGCAAAGGATAGTTAATGCCGAAGTAATGTTTGATTTCTGGGAAGAATTGGCAACATTGACACCGGAAGAGGGCGATCCCAATCTAAGAATTGAATTGGGTGATTTTAAGCAATTTAGCATTACCGGAGATAAGGCTATTTATGTCGGAAGTAAAAAGTGCCTTAAATGCCATACCGGTTTAACAGCTCCGCATGTTGAACGGTGGCAAAGAATTAAATTTAAGACCTTTGATCATGTAAAATCGGCTCCTGATTACATTGCCGGAAATGATGAATACCGGAGATCCTGCCTTAAATGCCATACCACAGGCTATGATGAGGCTACCGGGAAATATTCGGAAGAAGGGGTTACCTGTGAGGCATGCCATGGGGCAGGAGAAATTTTTAGCTACTTTATGGATTTGGGGAAGGCGCAGGAAGGTCAAAAAATTGCTAAAATCGGGACATATGGAACACCATATAACGTTTGCGGGCCATGCCATCATACCCGAAACCATGAAATGCGGCTGAGGTTTTTTAAGGAAAGGGGCGATCCCGATGAATGGTTTTACCCTGAACACACCACGCCTTATAAAACCAGTTTTGTGGAAAAAGGGAAGGAATCAGTAATTGAGTTATCACAAAAAAGTCACTAA
- a CDS encoding cytochrome b N-terminal domain-containing protein has product MKRLTHGLKEGRRKDNCIYERTLPNKRRKGERDAHMKLMSDLKKKITENEIWRSIFRHGYADTPRNRVLQIISNIWLHLHPAKVRSHATKIRFTWCMGGITFFIFLFETITGILLMFYYVPDVNRAYADIVDLMYVVPFGRFLRNSHRWGAHAMVITVSIHMFRVFMTGSYKPPRQFNWVVGVILLVLTFLLSFTGYLLPWDQLGYWAITVGTNMARATPFLGHEGPFAYVLGMRPDNDIRFALLGGTVIEAPALLRAYVWHCIAIPLMASALMMVHFWRIRKDGGISGPL; this is encoded by the coding sequence ATGAAGAGATTAACACATGGCTTGAAGGAAGGGAGGAGAAAAGATAATTGTATTTATGAAAGAACATTACCAAATAAAAGGAGAAAAGGAGAAAGGGATGCCCACATGAAATTAATGTCTGATTTGAAAAAGAAGATTACGGAAAATGAAATTTGGAGGTCAATATTTCGTCATGGATATGCAGATACTCCAAGGAACAGAGTTCTTCAGATAATTAGCAATATATGGTTACATCTGCATCCTGCGAAAGTAAGAAGTCATGCCACGAAGATCCGTTTTACCTGGTGTATGGGAGGTATTACATTTTTTATATTCCTTTTCGAGACAATTACAGGAATATTGCTGATGTTCTATTATGTACCTGATGTTAACCGGGCATATGCGGATATTGTAGATTTAATGTATGTTGTACCATTTGGCAGATTTTTGCGGAACTCACACCGGTGGGGTGCCCATGCGATGGTAATTACGGTAAGTATCCATATGTTCCGGGTATTTATGACAGGTTCGTATAAGCCGCCAAGACAATTTAACTGGGTTGTCGGGGTAATCTTGCTTGTGCTTACGTTTCTGCTGAGTTTCACCGGTTATTTGTTACCCTGGGATCAACTTGGATACTGGGCCATCACGGTAGGAACGAATATGGCACGTGCAACGCCGTTTTTAGGTCATGAAGGACCGTTTGCCTATGTTCTCGGCATGCGACCTGACAACGATATCCGGTTTGCCCTTCTGGGAGGAACGGTTATTGAGGCTCCTGCCTTGCTTCGGGCATATGTATGGCATTGTATAGCGATACCTCTGATGGCTTCAGCCCTGATGATGGTTCATTTTTGGAGAATACGTAAAGATGGCGGTATTTCCGGTCCGCTTTAA
- a CDS encoding FAD-dependent oxidoreductase, whose protein sequence is MNQATIPKQQGIRVRVDLDWLKENVRCQHRCPAHMDAPGYIRLIKEGKYLESYELMKETNPFPAVCGYICPHPCESKCKRGDFDKPVAIDALKRFVTDYIYKNKIKLPLPQIKQREDKVAIIGAGPAGLTAANDLAGLGYKVTVFEKESQVGGMMMWAIPSYRLPREQIMFDVRDIVERGVEIKTNTIIGSPGKKISDLFTEGYKAVFIAVGAQKGKRLEIPGEEGTSGVMDCLEFLKRVNDGDMRSPGKKVVVIGGGNSAIDAARTSYRLSPDVSIVYRRTREEMPALSWEVEEAEHEGIKFHFLAAPIRIQTENGRVKALDCIKMRLGQPDSSGRRRPEPVPNSEFSIETDCIITAVSQEPDLKFLENDITLEVTRWGTLAVDDSLKTTKEGVFAGGDITLGPSTVIECIAQGHRAAKTIDAYIRGVEIKEPEKKVWVTLVDREIEEREENYDAVSRQKMGMLPVPEREGTFDLVELGLTEEQAKIEASRCLKCDLSINVEVNECVLCGRCSMVCPVGALRQVDVYDESKEYQPFVSRDGIVMKYTDVCIRCGNCKDCPVGVISLKRVIWKPNEEINTWLEGREEKR, encoded by the coding sequence ATGAATCAAGCAACAATACCAAAACAGCAGGGAATACGGGTACGCGTTGACCTGGATTGGCTAAAGGAAAACGTTCGTTGCCAGCATCGTTGTCCGGCTCATATGGATGCACCAGGGTATATTCGCCTCATTAAGGAAGGCAAATATCTTGAGTCTTACGAATTGATGAAGGAAACGAATCCTTTTCCGGCCGTTTGCGGATATATATGTCCGCATCCCTGTGAAAGTAAATGTAAACGCGGTGATTTTGATAAACCCGTTGCGATAGATGCACTAAAAAGATTCGTCACTGATTATATCTATAAAAACAAGATAAAACTTCCGCTTCCGCAGATAAAACAAAGGGAAGACAAGGTTGCTATTATTGGGGCAGGTCCGGCAGGATTAACCGCTGCCAACGATCTTGCAGGATTGGGTTACAAGGTAACAGTTTTTGAAAAAGAATCACAGGTAGGCGGTATGATGATGTGGGCAATTCCCTCATACAGGCTTCCCCGGGAACAAATTATGTTTGATGTACGGGATATCGTGGAGCGGGGAGTAGAGATAAAGACGAATACCATTATTGGATCTCCAGGGAAAAAAATCTCTGATTTGTTTACCGAAGGGTATAAAGCTGTATTTATCGCTGTAGGCGCACAGAAGGGGAAGAGGCTTGAGATTCCCGGTGAAGAAGGGACATCCGGAGTTATGGATTGCCTGGAGTTTTTAAAAAGGGTGAATGACGGTGACATGAGGAGTCCTGGCAAAAAAGTGGTAGTGATCGGTGGAGGAAATTCAGCTATAGATGCTGCACGAACATCATATCGTTTGAGTCCGGATGTTTCTATTGTTTACAGGAGAACACGCGAAGAGATGCCTGCCCTTTCATGGGAGGTCGAAGAGGCTGAACACGAAGGAATCAAATTCCATTTTCTGGCAGCACCAATCAGAATACAGACTGAGAATGGCAGGGTAAAAGCTTTGGATTGTATTAAAATGCGGCTGGGCCAGCCTGATAGCAGTGGAAGAAGAAGGCCGGAACCGGTTCCCAACTCAGAATTCAGCATAGAGACAGACTGTATCATTACTGCGGTCAGTCAGGAACCTGATTTGAAGTTTCTTGAGAATGATATCACCTTGGAAGTTACCAGGTGGGGGACGCTTGCAGTAGATGATTCTCTTAAGACAACGAAAGAAGGTGTCTTCGCCGGAGGTGATATAACGCTGGGGCCAAGTACCGTTATTGAATGCATTGCACAGGGGCATCGCGCTGCGAAAACAATAGATGCATATATAAGAGGCGTGGAAATTAAGGAGCCTGAGAAAAAAGTCTGGGTTACTCTTGTAGACAGGGAAATCGAGGAACGCGAAGAAAATTATGACGCAGTGTCCCGCCAAAAGATGGGTATGCTGCCGGTACCTGAGAGGGAAGGAACTTTTGACCTTGTTGAATTGGGCCTTACGGAAGAACAGGCTAAAATTGAAGCATCCCGTTGTTTAAAATGTGACCTGAGTATCAATGTTGAAGTGAATGAATGTGTGCTTTGTGGCCGGTGCAGTATGGTGTGTCCGGTGGGTGCATTAAGACAGGTTGACGTATATGACGAAAGCAAAGAATACCAGCCATTTGTCAGCAGGGATGGTATCGTGATGAAATATACCGATGTATGCATCAGGTGTGGAAATTGTAAAGATTGTCCTGTTGGTGTAATATCATTAAAGCGTGTGATCTGGAAACCCAATGAAGAGATTAACACATGGCTTGAAGGAAGGGAGGAGAAAAGATAA
- a CDS encoding ubiquinol-cytochrome c reductase iron-sulfur subunit, producing the protein MKTKEKTKYDASESGESIWFPSFSRRNFLTLAGWGLFFATIGTYLLQIMGYKGFFYPKVLYEPSPKFAVGEPGNFPENSVTTLKLRKIFVVRDGNSFKAISVVCQHLGCAVEFSKEKNIFECPCHGSKYYRNGVNFAGPAPRPLDHYEVILAENGKLVVDTSKTVPVNTELIV; encoded by the coding sequence ATGAAGACAAAAGAAAAAACGAAATACGATGCATCGGAAAGTGGTGAAAGTATATGGTTCCCTTCTTTCTCAAGAAGGAATTTTTTAACATTGGCCGGCTGGGGGTTGTTCTTTGCAACAATTGGTACCTATTTATTGCAGATAATGGGGTATAAAGGGTTTTTTTATCCTAAAGTGCTCTATGAACCTTCGCCAAAATTTGCAGTTGGAGAGCCGGGTAATTTTCCGGAAAATTCCGTAACAACATTAAAACTAAGGAAGATTTTTGTTGTTCGTGACGGAAATAGTTTCAAAGCAATTTCCGTTGTGTGCCAGCATTTGGGGTGTGCTGTAGAGTTTTCCAAAGAAAAGAATATTTTTGAATGCCCCTGTCATGGAAGCAAATATTACCGGAACGGTGTGAATTTTGCCGGACCTGCTCCGAGACCATTAGACCATTATGAAGTAATTCTCGCTGAGAACGGAAAACTGGTTGTAGATACCAGCAAAACAGTACCGGTAAATACAGAATTAATTGTTTAA
- a CDS encoding sulfurtransferase TusA family protein: MEEGSTNPDEHIDLRGVLCPINFVKTKLKLDMMDSGQILEIILDDGEPMRSVPRSLKEEGHKIITVENLQGAYRLLVKKA; this comes from the coding sequence ATGGAAGAAGGAAGTACAAACCCTGATGAGCATATTGATTTAAGGGGGGTACTTTGCCCCATTAATTTTGTGAAGACAAAGTTGAAACTGGATATGATGGATTCCGGTCAGATTCTGGAAATTATTTTGGATGACGGTGAACCAATGAGAAGTGTTCCCCGTAGTTTAAAGGAAGAAGGGCATAAAATTATTACCGTAGAGAACCTCCAGGGTGCGTATCGTTTGCTGGTAAAGAAAGCATAA
- a CDS encoding M67 family metallopeptidase, with protein sequence MLFINKNEFHEIEEQVKKNYPLECCGLLLGKYIPEKRVIEIYPAQNKNTERTHDRYEIDGKEFASMDREAGKKGLQIIGIYHSHPDHPPVPSAFDTERAWPGYSYIIIAIEKGRKIEARSWVFDEVKKQFEEEEIRI encoded by the coding sequence TTGTTATTTATAAATAAAAATGAGTTTCATGAGATAGAGGAGCAGGTTAAAAAAAATTATCCTTTGGAATGTTGCGGGTTGCTGTTAGGTAAATACATTCCGGAAAAGAGGGTTATCGAAATTTACCCCGCACAAAATAAGAACACAGAAAGAACCCATGACCGGTATGAAATAGATGGCAAAGAATTTGCTAGTATGGACAGGGAAGCAGGGAAAAAAGGTTTACAGATTATAGGGATCTATCATTCACACCCTGATCACCCGCCGGTTCCTTCGGCGTTTGATACCGAGCGTGCATGGCCTGGTTATTCCTATATTATTATCGCTATAGAAAAAGGCAGGAAAATTGAGGCACGTTCATGGGTGTTTGATGAAGTAAAAAAACAGTTTGAAGAAGAAGAAATACGGATATAA
- a CDS encoding cysteine synthase family protein, whose protein sequence is MLNNAKCLSGIISDNSVLDKIGNTPLLRIHRVAEGLKNKDVEVYVKAEWFNPGGSVKDRPALRIIEEAEKSGKLSYDRTIIDSTSGNTGIAYALIGATKGYKVALVMPLNVSEERKRIVRAFGAKILFTDPLLGSDGAMFEAKRIVEEDPSKYFYADQYNNPANWQMHYETTGVEIWNQTAGEITHFIACLGTSGTLMGTGRRLKEYNPGIQVISVEPSTSIHGLEGMKHMTTSVVPGIYEESFPDRKIAVDTEDAYAAVRKLAAEEGIFVGYSSGAALVASLRVAHEVEKGVIVTVFPDRGDRYLSTSFWAGI, encoded by the coding sequence GTGTTAAATAATGCAAAATGCCTGTCAGGAATCATTTCTGATAACTCAGTATTAGATAAAATCGGGAATACCCCCTTGCTGAGAATCCACAGAGTTGCAGAAGGATTAAAAAACAAAGACGTAGAGGTTTATGTCAAAGCAGAGTGGTTTAATCCCGGAGGTTCAGTAAAAGACCGTCCGGCACTGAGGATTATAGAAGAGGCAGAAAAATCCGGGAAATTAAGCTACGATAGAACAATTATAGATTCAACTTCAGGAAATACGGGCATTGCTTATGCTCTTATTGGTGCAACAAAGGGGTATAAAGTAGCCTTAGTGATGCCATTAAATGTGAGTGAGGAACGGAAGAGGATCGTACGTGCCTTTGGGGCAAAGATTCTATTTACCGATCCATTGCTTGGTTCAGATGGTGCTATGTTTGAGGCAAAGCGGATTGTAGAAGAAGATCCTTCAAAATACTTTTATGCTGATCAGTACAATAATCCTGCAAACTGGCAGATGCATTACGAAACAACGGGGGTTGAGATATGGAACCAGACTGCAGGTGAAATAACCCACTTTATTGCATGTCTTGGTACCAGCGGCACCCTCATGGGTACCGGGAGAAGGCTAAAAGAATATAATCCCGGTATTCAGGTAATATCTGTTGAGCCATCGACTTCCATTCATGGACTGGAAGGCATGAAACATATGACAACTTCAGTTGTTCCTGGTATCTATGAGGAGTCTTTCCCGGACAGGAAGATTGCGGTTGATACAGAAGATGCTTATGCAGCTGTCAGAAAGCTCGCAGCCGAAGAAGGGATTTTTGTGGGATATTCATCCGGAGCTGCACTGGTAGCATCCTTGAGGGTTGCGCATGAAGTTGAGAAAGGGGTAATTGTTACGGTCTTTCCCGACAGGGGAGATCGGTATCTGAGTACCAGTTTTTGGGCGGGTATATAA
- a CDS encoding DsrE/DsrF/DrsH-like family protein, whose translation MGNRKKFVIFAHSGTYDRLYQIITLAITAASMGRETYIFLFFWALKKFVNEDFDPEKLPAEFGEKGENLLKQIQEVHPVSLKEILYDVRMMGNLKIYACTTAVKLMGLDDSVVRARVDDIVGLTTLLEIADGAETQLFI comes from the coding sequence ATGGGAAACAGGAAAAAATTCGTTATCTTTGCTCATAGCGGCACGTATGACAGACTTTATCAAATCATAACACTAGCGATAACAGCGGCCTCTATGGGGAGGGAAACCTATATCTTTCTCTTCTTTTGGGCGCTAAAGAAGTTTGTAAATGAGGATTTTGACCCGGAGAAACTGCCTGCCGAGTTCGGTGAAAAAGGTGAAAACTTATTAAAACAGATTCAGGAAGTCCATCCGGTATCACTGAAAGAGATACTTTACGATGTAAGAATGATGGGAAACCTGAAGATTTATGCATGTACTACGGCTGTGAAACTTATGGGACTAGATGATTCTGTGGTCAGGGCCAGGGTTGATGATATTGTTGGGTTAACCACGCTGCTGGAAATTGCAGATGGTGCAGAAACACAATTGTTCATATAA
- a CDS encoding 4Fe-4S binding protein produces the protein MVQETVKQKVDMNELKSGGFIKQTQKDLFTVRLKVPGGRITPEKLIKIAEVAKKYSRLGYCHLSFRQSVEIIGVHIDDFDVVIKELAAVGQKVASCGPRVRVPTACGGCEYNPNGIMDTQAKSLEVDEKFFGSPCHHKFKMSFSGCPIDCSRTRGMDLGFQGVVYPVWNKDLCNGCTLCAKACLEGAIVSDKEGRPVFDESKCVYCGDCIRACPTDAWKDKKKGWLVRVGGKHGRHPREADQVVNFLPDSKVDDFITATLQWYKENGRKKERIGVSIDRVGLDKFRKDVANAFIKD, from the coding sequence ATGGTTCAGGAGACTGTAAAACAAAAAGTTGATATGAATGAGTTAAAGTCCGGTGGTTTTATAAAACAAACCCAAAAAGATCTGTTCACCGTGAGATTAAAGGTGCCGGGCGGGAGAATCACTCCTGAAAAACTCATAAAGATTGCAGAGGTTGCAAAGAAATATAGCAGGTTGGGTTATTGTCATCTGAGTTTCAGGCAATCGGTTGAGATAATTGGCGTCCATATTGATGATTTTGATGTGGTAATAAAGGAGTTGGCGGCCGTGGGGCAAAAGGTTGCTTCCTGTGGTCCGAGGGTGAGGGTTCCGACTGCATGCGGGGGATGCGAGTATAATCCCAACGGGATTATGGATACACAGGCCAAATCGCTGGAGGTTGACGAGAAGTTTTTTGGCTCACCCTGCCATCATAAATTTAAAATGAGTTTTTCAGGATGTCCTATCGATTGTTCAAGAACAAGAGGAATGGATTTGGGGTTTCAGGGTGTAGTTTACCCGGTATGGAATAAGGATTTATGTAATGGATGCACCTTATGTGCAAAGGCATGTCTGGAAGGGGCAATTGTTTCAGACAAAGAAGGCCGTCCGGTATTTGACGAATCCAAATGTGTATATTGTGGTGATTGTATAAGGGCATGCCCTACAGACGCCTGGAAGGACAAGAAAAAGGGCTGGCTGGTGCGTGTTGGTGGAAAGCATGGCCGCCATCCGAGGGAAGCTGATCAAGTGGTTAACTTCCTGCCAGACAGCAAAGTAGACGATTTTATCACCGCGACCTTACAATGGTATAAAGAAAATGGCAGGAAAAAAGAGAGGATAGGTGTTTCTATAGACCGGGTAGGTCTGGATAAATTCAGAAAAGATGTTGCAAATGCCTTTATAAAAGATTGA
- a CDS encoding bifunctional precorrin-2 dehydrogenase/sirohydrochlorin ferrochelatase: MAKYYPMFLNIQNRKCVVVGGGNIAWRKVCSLKDAGAKVTVISPEFCPELEKEEGIERIRQKYNKIFLNGAFVVIASTDDEEVNKTIYYDALENGQLVNVVDRPEFCSFIVPSSIMRGDLSICISTGGASPALARNIRERLETQFGNEYGGFTKILAETRRKVLSEIKDESVRRDILQRIAGPDMLEILKEEGPVAVEKKIEEIISEKSSKSQK; encoded by the coding sequence ATGGCAAAATATTATCCGATGTTTCTTAACATACAGAACAGAAAATGTGTCGTGGTGGGGGGAGGGAATATTGCATGGCGTAAGGTTTGTAGTTTAAAGGATGCAGGAGCAAAGGTAACGGTAATATCCCCTGAGTTTTGCCCCGAACTGGAGAAAGAAGAAGGAATTGAGCGAATCAGACAGAAATATAACAAAATATTTCTGAACGGGGCATTTGTGGTTATTGCGTCTACCGATGATGAAGAAGTTAATAAAACTATTTATTACGACGCCCTTGAAAATGGTCAGCTGGTAAATGTTGTTGACAGGCCGGAATTTTGTTCTTTTATTGTACCTTCTTCCATTATGCGGGGGGATCTTTCAATTTGTATATCGACAGGTGGTGCAAGTCCAGCATTAGCGCGCAACATCCGTGAGCGTTTGGAAACACAATTTGGAAATGAGTATGGTGGATTTACAAAAATTCTGGCAGAAACACGCCGAAAGGTACTCAGTGAAATTAAGGATGAGTCAGTAAGGCGTGATATTTTACAGCGTATTGCAGGCCCCGATATGCTTGAAATTCTCAAAGAAGAAGGGCCGGTTGCGGTAGAAAAGAAAATAGAGGAGATTATTTCCGAAAAATCCTCAAAAAGTCAGAAATAA